The Dama dama isolate Ldn47 chromosome X, ASM3311817v1, whole genome shotgun sequence nucleotide sequence CAACTCCAGCAGCATGATGATACACAAAGCTTGGGAGATCTGTGAGGCTAGAGCCCAGGAAAAGGCTTGGCATGGCTTGGCAGGCCTGCTGTGGGGGATAAGAGCAGTTTGGCCAGGATCAGGGTACTGGAGGTGGGGCGTACACAGAGAGAGAAGTGAGCAAATCCTGCCTGTTGCCTGTTTGAAAGGAGAAAGTCTCCCTTCCCTGGGCAGTGCCCTTAAGTCATGGGCACCTCTGGCCTtttcttttctagattctacGCTCCCAGGCTCCACTGAGAGTGCCCTGGATGAGTGGCTGTGCTAAAGGGAGGGATCCCAGAGCCCACAGTTAACAGCCATGGGTGGCGGTGGGGTGGGAGAAGAGGGATTGGGAAGCTGTGCGGTGATATGAAGGGGCAATGGGCTGAAAGTCACAAGACCTGGGTGAGGGCCAGTCCTGGTAAACtccctgtgtgactctgggcaattccttcttccctcctctggacctcagttttcccatccatCCAACTAGGGGGCTGGACTAGTAGGTCTCTAAACGCCCAAACAGCTTGAAAGATTCCATTCTCTTCTCTGAATCTGCCCAGGGGGAGGCCTTGGGGGCTGGGGCACAGGCAGGGGCTGAGAATTCCATAGCAATTTGCATGTGAAAGCATGTTACTGCCATGGCTATTAGTGTGTGCAGGGGGCCTGAAGACAGGGCAAGGACAGCTAACAGTCAGGCTGTCCAGAAAGGCCTGTTGCccagatgggggagggagggagggaggtcctGGAGGTGTGTAAGGGAGGTTGGACCACTGTCTTGGGTTCCCAGGGAAGGATGAATCCCGAGACATTTAGGGCCCCACGCAGCCTCGAGATGCCCAATCCTTGGTCTGGCCGCTACAGAGACCTCCAGGCTGTCAGGCTGTCCTTGTCAAGGAGTGACTTCAGAGCTGCGTGAGGTGCCACAAGAGAGGGGCCCCAGGGAGGGGGCAAACTGTTAGTGCATTTGCTTTTCCAGATCTGCTTTGACCAGGCATAAACCTCCCAGGGCCATATTTCCCTCAGGATTATGTGTCCTTTTGGTAATTGCCTTGTATAAACTTACATAGTTTGTCAATATAAATACTGTGTATATACAGGTTTGTTTGGTTCACTCAAACGGGCTCCTGGGAATTCAGGGAGAACAAAACAGCTGTGTGCAAAGAGGGCCCACAGCTGTAACCTGTGAGGGAAAAGAGGTGGCCCTATCAGCACTCTTCATAGGCCTCTCAGTAAGTCACTTCTGGTatttgggtctcagtttccccattacACATTTGATCTAGAAAGGACTCTCAGGAAAGTCCTAGCTCTACCATTTCCTGGCCTCTGACCTCTCAGATTCTACTGAACAAGCATGAGGGCAGTGAGGGAGGCAACCCACCGGTCCCCCCAAGAACAAGGGCTCTGTCCATCAGAATCCAACCGGCAGACAGGCCCCAGTGCAGGGTGGCTCCCAGTCTCCTTGGCTGCTCCTGGCACCCTGGGAGCAAAGGAGCCACCTGGAGCTTCTCCCTAGGGCCCTGGCCAGAATCCAGCTATTTACCTACTGCTCCTGGGAAAGGCTGGTAGAGActagtccatggagccacagcAGTAGGTAAGGGCTGAGGGCACACATCTTTTCTACTTTGGCTTTGGGACGTATTAATCATGGGTATATTTTGCTTAGcccccagcccaggtgggattggGGATAGGGGATGCAGATTGGGAGTGAGACCTCAAGATAACTTCTGATGACGATGTTTAGGAACTTTGCAAAAGGCCAGCTTTGGTCAATGAAGATGGGACTAGCCAGAGCTTGGGGGCCACTCTCAAAGCAAGAATGATCCCTGGGAAGCACAGTCCCAGAGCTTAACTGGCCACTCCACACCTCGTGGGAGAAGCAACAGCTTCTCTTTATTGGTGCCAGGCATTCAACACTTGTTgaaaaatggatgaatgaacacATGGAAGGCTAACTTTAGTACCCAAGCTTTTAATCTGTGTACCCTCCGTTCTGCCTCTCACATCACCACAGAAGCACTTTAAGAACTAACCAGACACTTAAAGGTCATTCTAGAATGTGAGGTCCTTGGGGGCAGAGATGACTATCCTGTTCATCACCGTACCCTAGTGCCCAGATTGCTgactggcatatagtaggtgctcagtaaatattctcTGAATAACTGAAGAAATGTAATCCCACTCCTCATTACCCAGACAGGGAAGTTGAGGCCCAAAGAGGCAGGGAACTGCTTGCCCCTAGTCAGGAAGAGTCATGGTAGATCTGGACAGGCTGTGGGCTCCAGcttctcagctcagggctctttCCCCTATATCAAAAGGCCCCATGGCAAACTCTTCCTGCCCTTCCCTACCCATTCACACATTCCTtatccccacccccccgccccagctttccctctttcctttctctttgcctGCTAGATAATTAACCATTGGAAACAGAACCTATAATTACCGTCTCCCCCATGCCCTTAAATTGCTTTCAGTTTGGGTTCTATGACCCCTGTCCTGGATGGGGGTTGGTTTCCCCCTCAGCAGCCTCCCAAAGGGGAGCCAACCTAACAAGCACCAGCTGAGGCCCTCACTCCCCAGATCTGATGGCCAGCTGTACAGGAGGCTGGCAGCAGATGGGCGAGGAGGGTCCCCCAGCAGGCTGGGGCTGACTCAGCTAGGGTGTCAGTGGGACTGTGACGTGCCTGGGCAGGACAGGAgaccaggcaggcaggcaggcaggcaggccggATTTCCGAGAGTGATTGATGCCAGGTGGCCAAAGGGCCGCTTTCTCAGCAGGGCCCAACCTAGGATGGTCCCAGTAGAGCCGGGTCTTTTCTTGGGTCCTTTGGTTCATGCTCCTGTCCCTGCCTAGAGGGTGCCAGGCCATCCACGTCCCTGGTGCCTCAGGGAGGCTGGGAGCTTAAAATGGACCAGTGCAGTAAGTCCCAAGAGCCCTGGCCTTTCAGCCCCACAAGGCCCAGCCattcagggaaactgaggcctgattAGCACCTGCTCAGCTTGGCTTCATTGGTGATCTAGACTCAGCGTGTGGAGGAAGCCAAGCAGCCCCACCCTCACCTGGGAAGCATCCTCTATCCCTGACTCACCGGGAGGGAGTTTAGGCCCAGCTGGAACAGGAAGGAGAGCTGAGGGTGGGGCCGGTCTGGGGCCCTACCACAGAAAGCTCACACCCCCTGCCTCCAGCTAGCTAGGCTTGGTCCCTCCCTGACCCACACAGACAGTAAGGGAATGAGGAGGGAAAGGCTCCCCTTCTTCAAGAGCCACAAGGAAGCACACTTGTCTCACCCAAGGCAggcaaggagtgtgtgtgtgtgtgtgtgtgtgtgtgtgtgtgtgtaagggtggggtggaggagaaTCACCCTCTAGCAACTTCTGTTTGCTCACAGTATAGTAAAAAGACCTGGGCTTGAAGCCTCGCACTTGCGTTCACTTGATGTGTGTTCTTGCAATaggtctgtttcctcatctcaaaTATGAGGCCAAGAATTCTTCACCTCCTACCCTCACAGGGAAGTTTAGGAAATTCAATGAGATAACATGTGTAAaagtgcattttttttcagtgacAGGCATTGTCCAGGTGAAGGACACTCTGCTACAAAGGGCTACTGAGTGGTGCTGTGTGGCTGGCAAAGCACAGATGTGGAGTTCAGACCAACAGCAGCCTCGGCTCCCAGGCCAGAGCAACAGAGGTCACAAACCTTCTAGGCTGTTGGAGAAGCTGCCCCATACTTTGCTTTGCCCTCTCCCAGAGATTTTACTTCACATTCCCCACAGCTACTTCCAACAGGCCCCCAGAAACTCGATCCCCCATTGAGACGTTGGGGGCAGCCAGTGTCCTGGGCTGGGTGGTGAGGCACCCAAGGACACTCAGTTGGGGACGTGTGGGAAGGGCTCTACCCAATCCAGATCCCCCTCAGTTAGAGAAATCAATCTGGCCTAAACCAGCCTTGGGTAGAGACCCCTGGcccaggcaggggccctgctctgGGCAGGCAGTCAAGCAGCAGAGGCCCCATCTGATCCAGGCACTTCCTTTGGTTAATGAGAAACCAAATAAACAGCCTCTGCCCCAGCTGGCTTCAGGAGCACCCCAGccaggcccagccctgcctgctccagccagcctccctccccttcaCCGTGCAGGTCCCGTGATTCTCCTCCCCTAGCCTTCTCTGTGCGCTTCCCACTTCCCTCACAGCCCTGCCTACTCCTTGGCTGGTGTGCTGGGGCTTCCTGCTCTGGATCACTAACGaaccctccccttccttcctcctcctcctttcctctaGTTCCTTCTTACCCATTTTTAGCTGCTGGGATCCCACTTGTTCTCCTCTCCTGATATCTGTCTCAGCCATCTCAATAGCTAATCCCCTACCAAGAAGACTGTGGGCTGCTCCAGGCCCTGCCAGCCTGCGTCTCTGCTGTGGGACTGAAGCCAAACCCTATTCAGGGTACTCACTCCACTCTCAGACCCTCAGCCTGTGGGAGGGAGACTGGGTGCTCAGGGCTTTAACTGTCAGCCAGAAGCCCCCGAGTATGCCATGCTGAGAACTCTGATGTGCAGCAGAGAGAAGACTCTTCTGGCTAAGAAGCGAATGGGGAAGCCTAAAGCAGCCTGGTTACCCAGTGGGCCAAAGCTGAGACCCAGCTCTTGGGAAGTTAGTTCCATCCACCTCCAGGTGTCTTgaggcagggcagggctgggcctgtCAGCAGGTTCCAGATCTAGCCCCAGCCAGGTGGTGGCAGTACTTGTGGACACACCCAGGTCCCCATGGGAACAGCCCCTCCCCCAtctactctctcagttcagttcagtcactcagttgtgtccgactctttgcaaccccatgaatcgcagcactccaggcctccctgtccatcaccaactcccagagtctacccaaacccatgtccatcgagtcggtgatgccatccggccatctcatcctctgtcgtccccttctccttctgcccccagtccTTCTGAGCATTAGGCTGAGCCTAATGCCAGACTGGGCAGATGCCCGTGGCCTATGCCACAGTGGTGACAGGATGGAGAGGGGGATATGGTCACAGTATCTAGCAGAACAAGAGGGCAGAGGAACTTGTGATGAGGAAGGGCACAGAACACTTGCAGCATCTTGCTCCACTAGGATAGTCACCATCTTCCCACACCTGCCCAGATCACCAGTATCTTGGTCAGGTgaaaatcatacacacacacacacacacacacacacacacacacaactcaatctctctctgtgtctcattcATATATTCACTCATACACTCACACTTCATTCCCCAAACATCACGACATCATTTTACACCCATTtctccatgtgttttttttttagttctcatttttttctaagaaaaaagcaacaagaaaataATTCAGAGTTTATACAAAACatctttacattatttttttttccaaaaagactAGTATTTACACAAATggcaatagaaacaaaaacaaaaaacccttttgACTGCCACCTGGAAGGGGCTGGCTGTTCTGCTCCCTCTCCCACCTGGCTCTGGAGTGGGAAGCTGGCCAGGAGGCAGTGTGGAGGTGGATGGTGGAAGGCCCAGCTCCTTCCATGGCCACTCTGGGAGTGCCTGCAAGGCGCTTGCAAGTGGCAGTCTGTTAGCAGCCGTGCTGGCAAGGAGCCGGGGTCAAAGTGCACGGCGTGCTGGCCCAGCCCTGGACAAGCCTCTCCCTCTTTCTAAGCCCCAGACCAAGATTGGGGGCTAGTGGGAGCTGGGTTAGGGGGACACCCACCTGTGATAGAGCCCAGAAAAGGAGCAGGCCACCTGGCCTTATACCCGCTTAGTTCTCCAGCCTGGGCTTCTGTTTCCCCACCAGGCCAAAGGATGCCAAAGGTGAGGGGAGAacagggcagaggggagagggggaaCTCCCAGCTCTGCAGGGCAAATAGCCACCTGGGCACctcacctccctccaccccccatGAGGTCATCTGCCTGCAGCAGCTCTCCTGTTCCCCAGGCAACAGCCAATTAAGACGTTAATTACCGTGAGAGTGAGGGAGGCAGGAGATGCCCAAGAATCCCACaaggaagggattttttttttttttttttggtggaaggGTGGCAGCCACTACCCCATTACCAAGATCAGCACTGTAGAAGGAGGGTCAGTGGGGGAGGGTGAGACACCTTGCCCAATGGCACTCTTGTCTTCCCTCATGGGCAAGAACAGCCCTGGCCTgcctcccccgccaccccccgcaaaaaaaaaaaatgtcaaggagTTTACAAAAGAAATGCCATCCTAGGCTTCCTGACTGGTCACAACCTGCCCCAGGCCCCTGATACTGGGGTAGGCCAGGCTCAGAAAACCTGGGGAGGGGCTGccttttccatttttccatttttcttaaaaaaaaaaaaaacagatgaaaatgaGTTGACAGctaaaaaatgaacacaaaaacattaaaaacagtgATGATAGCGGACAAGCAGTCCTGGGAAGGGAGAAAGGGGGTGAAGTGGGGCAGGGCCGGGGGGGGCATCTCCCTGCCTGCTGTCCATCAGCGTCCGACCCTGCCCTCCAAGAAGGGGCACCCCCGCAGAGCCCAGAGGCCTGGCCAGagggggaaggcacaagagcatGGGGGCTGGGGGCACAAGCACCCCCCTCCGAAGCCCAGAGGGTGCGGCAAAAGGGGGATTATAAAAGCCAAGAAACTACAAAACTAAATACAAAGGTGGGCACAGCTGGCAAAGGGAGGGATGTAGGTGAGGAAGGAGAGGTGCAGTCCCGGCCGACTGTCCCTCGGGACCGAGGCTGCTCGGGCCCTCAGACCTTGTAGTAGATGTTCGCTGGGCTCTGGGGCGGCATCTCCTGGACGATGTAGACGGGGTGCCCGTAGTCCCCACTCACCTTCTCGTAGTGGGGGCAGTAGTTGTTCTCTGTAGTCCGTAAGGGGATGATGATGTCGCTGGGTTCGGTGCCCGCTGTGCCACTGCCCCCCTTGGGACTGGCCAGGGTGCTGAGCGAGAGGGCGGGCGCCCGCTGCTGCGTGTGCTTGCGGTGCCGCTTGCGCAGCTTCAGTAGCAGGATGGTCAGAAAGATGATGATGAGCAGGAAGATGACGCAGCCGGCGCCCACAGCTGCAAACAACGCCACCTTGGAGTTGAAGAAGCTGTCGGGGTCCCCGCTGCTGCCTCCATTTCCACCAGAGCCACTTTTCTCATCCTGGTTCACAGTCTCtgtggatgggggagggaggggagaaaggtCAGCCAGGGGTCCCAGGGATACATGGCAGATCCTGGGCTATGCCCTGCCTTCCTTCAGAGCTAGCGCCTGAACAGGCAGCCAAGCAATGGCTTCTGCCCTCTGGGAAATTCCCATACGCTCACCATGCTTGCCGTCGGAGTCACCCATGGAACTCCGACCACCGGGGGCCTGCGTGGCCATCTTGATGGTGTTGTCTGCCTCCTTGCTGGGCCGGCTGGTAGTCAGCTGCTCAGGTGTCACAGCATTGGGGTCTACAGGTGGGGAGAGGGCAAGTTAGCCAGGGAAACTCCGGAAGCATAGGTGCCTTGGTTATGTAGCACCTCCCAGCCAAGAATGGTCTGGATACTGGACTTCAGATACTCTATCCCTGCTACCCCCTCTGCCACTACTCTCCATGTCCCCACAACCAATCAGGAGCATCTGTTGCAAAAGCCCAGCTGGGGAGCCCTTGGCCTGGATGCTCACCTTGCCCAACCTTCATGACGATCTTCATGGTGCGTGTGCGGCACACACCTCCCTCCCGGTTCTCCAGTCCCTCCAGACTCCCATTGGATGTAGCTGCAGCAAGAGGCCAGAGCAGTCAGGGGGAGGAGGGGTCTGCCAGCATTACCTAGAAGCTCTAGAGATGCCTGAGTCCATAAGAATAGAACTGGGAACTTGGGAGTTACAAGCAGTCCCACCCACCTGTGAACCTTTCTATTTATCTCCCACTAGGAAGAATCTGGGACCTAGCCCCTCCCACAAAGATGCTGCTCCTCTATCATGACCAGGCCTTGGCCCTTCTTTCTTAGTTGAAACTATGTGCGTCTTCTCATTGGGTGATGTGACTCAGGGGCCAAGCAATTAGAACTCACAAGGTGAGGGAGGCTTCTCTACAGACTGGAAGGAGTACTAGATTGGAGGTCAGGAGAACTAGATTGGAGACCCAATCCTCTCTCTCCCTGTGTGATCTAGAGCAAGAAGCCCCTTCACCTCTTGGGGCCTCAGTTCCCATAAAGAGAAAGGCTGAAGGTCTGCCAATTCTGCCATTCCCAAGATTAGATCTTAGGTGGgcaaagaaaataagagagagagcACCATGGATTGGAGTCCTCTCCCAACTCTTAAGAGCCAGAGCGAGTTGGCAGTAGACCCCACGGTAATCGTTGGGGCCAGAATTCCAATACCAGGCTAGGAGGAGAGCATGCCAGTCCTCAAGGGGACTGGATCAGGCTGGGCCTGAAGTGTGTGTAGTCTCCTTGCACTACTCAGAAGCTCCCACCACTACAGgacaagacagaaccacatggtGGGTAGGGACTCACAGGTAATATAGTAGTCATGGTGCTTCTTGAACTCCAGGCCCATGTAGTTGGGGCTGAACTCCTGGAACTTGATGGTGAAGCGGATTTCCTGCTCTGGCCTATTGCAAGTGACTAGCACATTGGGGTCAAGCACGGTGCTACAGGCCGCTGCCTGCTCAGGCCGCACCAGGTACAGCTTATAGTACTCATAGGGCCGCCCAGCTTCTGCTCGGGGGCAGATGATGTCCAGCTTATCTCCAATCTTTGGGTAAATCACCAGCCCCTTCCCGCTCAGGAACCTGcccaaaaagaaagagagatggtTAGCCTTAGGATTGGGGGTCTCTGGCCATTCCCAGAACCAGGAGAGCAGACAATGAGGACCAGGCTAGGCCCACTGGATGGAGATGGAGAGGACAGACATTCTGTTTCTTCAACCTTATGCTGCGGGTGGGGAAAGAGAACCACACTGCCAGCAGGGCGTGGAAGGGGTGGCCcatgggcaaggctgccaggctTTGACTGTTTGGCAGGGTAGGGCACTACCTAGCTGGGAGAGCCCTTTGTCCTAATGTGGCATTTCCGCAGGGGGCTGACGTGGCAGATGGGCTGGGCACCAAGGTGTCGGGTTTGGGCTGCCTGGAGGTGGTGGCCCTGTCCTCCTCTCACCTGCAGCACACTCACATTCCTTCATAGCCACTGCTACCAGCTCCTCAGCACACGCACATGTGTATGCACTTATGTGCACAgaacacagaaacacacagaacaAGCCCACACATGCCCTAGAAACCACCCCCGCAGCTCCCAGTCAACGGCTGGGGGTGCACAACCTATCTGAGACCCATGTCTTCTTCCCCATTCGTGCTAATCTTGGGCATGATAAGGAGATATGAACAGACCTTGCCTAGAGCCAAGGGATAATGGGCACAGTCTCCAGCCAGGTAAAGCTCCACACAGCTCTCTccaatccccactcccactgTCTGGCATCCTACCAGGACTCATCCCACCCCCATAATGCAAGAGCCCAAATCCCCAAATCTGACCAATCTCACTGCTAAGAAGAACAGAGAAAGGGGAGAAGAGGACCAAGCAGGAATGATAGATCATATAGGACAGGGCCCCAAGAACCTTGCTCACCTGCCTTTtattgaccacacacacacacacacacacacacacacacacacacacatacagcctCTGCTCCCAATCCTGAGAGAAAATGGATAAATGCCTCCTGAGCCAGGTTCATCTTCTGATCCAGAAGGCCAGGCACTGGGAAATAGCAAGGGGATGGCAGCTGCCTGGGGCCACCGATTCATATCATCCTGTCCTTGCCTAAGCACACAGTAAGTTCTCTCAGCCATTTCTGAGCCTGGAAAATGTAGGAGAAAGAAGACAtgctttggaatcagacagacAGTGGCCCTTacaagctctgtgaccttggatgagCTGCCTGATCTCCTTAAGCTTCTGTGTCCTCTATAAACTGGGAGTGGTAAGAGTCCCACCTCTAAGGATGGTGGAGGGGAGACATGATGGCATGTACAGAGCACACAGTTGGCACTCAACCATTTGATTCCTGCTCAGAAATAGTCTGGTCTGACAAGAGGCAGGAAACCAGA carries:
- the EFNB1 gene encoding ephrin-B1, which encodes MARPGQRWLGKWLVAMVVLALCRLATPLAKNLEPVSWSSLNPKFLSGKGLVIYPKIGDKLDIICPRAEAGRPYEYYKLYLVRPEQAAACSTVLDPNVLVTCNRPEQEIRFTIKFQEFSPNYMGLEFKKHHDYYITSTSNGSLEGLENREGGVCRTRTMKIVMKVGQDPNAVTPEQLTTSRPSKEADNTIKMATQAPGGRSSMGDSDGKHETVNQDEKSGSGGNGGSSGDPDSFFNSKVALFAAVGAGCVIFLLIIIFLTILLLKLRKRHRKHTQQRAPALSLSTLASPKGGSGTAGTEPSDIIIPLRTTENNYCPHYEKVSGDYGHPVYIVQEMPPQSPANIYYKV